Proteins encoded within one genomic window of Deltaproteobacteria bacterium:
- a CDS encoding 3-isopropylmalate dehydrogenase, giving the protein MVKIAVIPGDGIGVEVTDEAMKVLQVVDEKFSLGIDLEHLDYGAERYLKDGTTLPKGEIERFRKEIDAVYLGALGDPRIPDMIHGREILLGMRFELDLFINFRPVRCFSDSLCPLKNKAASDINFTVFRENTEGIYVGMGGNFKKGTPHEVAINEDVNTRMGVERIIRAAFAFAKANGHSKVTMADKSNAIRFAHDLWQRVFAEVGEEYPEIEKEHLYVDALAMMLIKCPERFEVIVTNNLFGDIITDIGAQLQGGMGMAGSGNINPDGVSLFEPVHGSAPDLDKNQANPIAAILTVEMMLDHLGFKEAAKTIGDAVLAFLAEGKMPLELGGSMGTKEVGDGVAALI; this is encoded by the coding sequence ATGGTAAAGATAGCAGTTATTCCCGGCGATGGTATTGGTGTTGAAGTGACTGATGAGGCCATGAAGGTCCTTCAGGTGGTAGATGAAAAATTTTCCTTAGGAATTGACCTCGAGCATCTCGATTACGGTGCTGAGAGATACCTGAAGGACGGAACAACCTTACCAAAGGGTGAAATCGAGCGATTTCGTAAAGAGATCGACGCTGTTTATCTCGGGGCGCTGGGTGACCCTCGGATCCCGGATATGATTCACGGGCGAGAAATTCTGCTTGGTATGCGTTTTGAGCTGGACCTATTCATCAACTTTAGACCAGTACGCTGCTTTTCCGACAGCCTATGCCCCCTCAAGAACAAAGCAGCCAGTGATATCAATTTCACCGTGTTTAGAGAAAATACGGAGGGTATCTACGTTGGTATGGGTGGAAACTTTAAAAAGGGAACCCCTCATGAAGTCGCGATTAACGAGGATGTGAACACGCGAATGGGCGTGGAGCGTATCATTCGGGCAGCCTTTGCTTTTGCGAAAGCAAACGGCCACTCCAAGGTGACGATGGCGGACAAGAGCAATGCCATCCGCTTTGCACATGATTTGTGGCAACGTGTGTTTGCTGAGGTGGGTGAGGAATATCCCGAGATTGAAAAAGAGCACCTCTATGTAGATGCTCTGGCGATGATGCTGATTAAGTGCCCTGAGCGTTTTGAAGTTATCGTCACGAATAATTTATTCGGCGATATCATTACAGATATTGGTGCTCAGCTTCAGGGCGGCATGGGAATGGCCGGCAGTGGGAATATCAACCCGGACGGCGTTTCACTTTTTGAGCCAGTCCATGGTTCCGCACCAGATCTTGATAAGAATCAGGCCAATCCGATTGCTGCTATCCTGACGGTTGAGATGATGCTTGACCATTTGGGCTTTAAAGAGGCGGCTAAAACCATTGGAGATGCTGTTTTGGCGTTTCTAGCCGAGGGTAAGATGCCTCTGGAGCTTGGTGGCTCAATGGGTACGAAAGAAGTCGGTGACGGGGTCGCTGCTCTGATTTAA
- a CDS encoding cyclic nucleotide-binding domain-containing protein: MPHVDLLELPYFQGISIDELVALVDSMPPVEFQEGDFIIRESENIPLFIVTRGKVAVEKNGPDNQMRTLAELEAPTVLGEIELFCELPAVSTVRALTRVSAFVLERSTFNLLRDRHNGAIGQFVFNVARVACHRLAVADQLLAARPVNENLPQLREDELTRMNEGQDLSTTTGCFRITVPDEDG, translated from the coding sequence ATGCCTCACGTAGACTTATTAGAACTGCCCTATTTTCAAGGGATATCAATCGACGAATTGGTGGCACTGGTGGACAGTATGCCGCCGGTAGAATTCCAAGAGGGTGATTTTATCATCCGAGAATCCGAAAATATTCCTCTATTTATTGTGACACGGGGGAAGGTCGCGGTTGAGAAGAATGGTCCTGATAACCAGATGCGAACTCTGGCTGAATTAGAAGCACCAACCGTCCTCGGAGAAATCGAGTTATTCTGTGAACTTCCTGCTGTTTCGACGGTCAGAGCACTCACCCGAGTGTCCGCTTTCGTGCTGGAACGCTCCACATTTAATCTACTCCGCGACCGTCACAACGGAGCCATTGGGCAGTTTGTATTCAACGTGGCCCGAGTGGCTTGCCACCGCCTCGCCGTAGCCGATCAGCTTCTGGCTGCACGCCCAGTAAACGAGAACCTTCCCCAACTCCGGGAAGATGAGCTGACCCGCATGAATGAAGGCCAGGATTTATCAACGACCACCGGTTGCTTTCGAATCACGGTGCCCGACGAAGACGGTTAA